A single Sphingomonas sp. IW22 DNA region contains:
- the hflK gene encoding protease modulator HflK: MTRRMGWIARAGVLRNDNPKGPWGNGGNGGNGGGDGGPRNPWAFPPEGRRPKPNATSLDEFLKRARGGGGGGGGGYPGGGNLHLPGGQSIWLIVVGVFVLIWLAFTSFHSIAPQEKGVVSLFGRYSTTLNPGIQVTLPAPFASVEKIDVQEARVEDFPQAATENLMLTEDQNIIDLAYSVRWNIQNAEDYAFQLANPRDTVRAVAESAMRASVAGATLNEAIGAGRTNIEAEVMQRMQVILDEYNSGVRVLGVAIKQAVAPQAVDEDFKAVSAAQQQAQANMNQARAYAQQIIARAQGEAAQFDKIYEQYRQAPEVTRRRLYYETMEAVLAKSNKTVIEAPGVTPYLPLPEAAGRRRETPPAVQEATPAQPQTNQGGQ; encoded by the coding sequence ATGACACGAAGGATGGGCTGGATCGCGCGCGCTGGCGTGCTCCGAAACGACAATCCGAAAGGCCCCTGGGGCAACGGTGGCAATGGCGGCAACGGGGGCGGCGATGGCGGCCCGCGCAATCCATGGGCCTTCCCGCCCGAAGGACGGCGGCCAAAACCCAACGCCACGTCGCTGGACGAGTTTCTGAAACGCGCACGCGGCGGTGGCGGTGGCGGGGGCGGCGGCTATCCGGGCGGCGGCAATCTGCACTTGCCCGGTGGCCAGAGCATCTGGCTGATCGTGGTCGGCGTTTTCGTCCTGATCTGGCTGGCGTTCACATCCTTTCACTCGATCGCGCCGCAGGAAAAGGGCGTGGTTTCGCTGTTCGGCCGTTATTCGACCACGCTCAATCCCGGCATCCAGGTGACCCTGCCGGCGCCCTTTGCCAGCGTCGAAAAGATCGACGTTCAGGAAGCGCGGGTTGAGGATTTCCCGCAGGCGGCAACCGAAAACCTGATGCTGACCGAGGATCAGAACATCATCGATCTGGCCTATTCGGTCCGCTGGAACATCCAGAATGCCGAAGATTACGCATTTCAGCTGGCCAATCCGCGCGACACGGTGCGCGCGGTCGCCGAAAGCGCGATGCGGGCGTCGGTCGCAGGCGCCACGTTGAACGAAGCGATTGGGGCTGGCCGCACCAATATCGAGGCCGAGGTGATGCAGCGGATGCAAGTGATCCTCGACGAATATAATTCGGGCGTTCGCGTGCTGGGCGTCGCGATCAAGCAGGCCGTGGCACCCCAGGCCGTGGACGAGGATTTCAAGGCCGTCAGCGCCGCGCAGCAGCAGGCACAGGCGAACATGAATCAGGCCCGCGCTTATGCCCAGCAGATCATCGCCCGGGCGCAAGGTGAAGCCGCGCAGTTCGACAAGATCTACGAACAATATCGTCAGGCACCCGAAGTGACGCGTCGCCGCCTTTATTACGAAACGATGGAGGCCGTGCTGGCCAAGTCGAACAAGACGGTGATCGAAGCGCCGGGCGTGACCCCCTATCTGCCCTTGCCCGAAGCGGCAGGCCGCCGTCGTGAGACGCCGCCCGCCGTGCAGGAAGCGACGCCCGCCCAGCCCCAGACCAATCAGGGAGGCCAGTGA
- a CDS encoding Mrp/NBP35 family ATP-binding protein, producing the protein MNAKDQLEALLAPLAAGRATVRVDGARASIILDVTGLPPAARDTLAADIEAVATGVPGIETVRVAQTSQRVTRRLIAVASGKGGVGKSTVSTNLAVALAASGRAVGMVDADIYGPSQPRLLGIDGIKPEARDNKLVPVPSPHGVPLLSVGQLVPPEKALAWRGPMATNALTQLLDGNWDGTDTLVVDMPPGTGDVQLTMIQKHKPAGVVIVSTPQDLALIDARRAIDLFGQAGVPVIGLVENMSGYACPHCGEVSDPFGTGGAERAATDLGIPFLGRVPLTMAIRQASDAGNVGERAAFDAIAALVGEWIDRQG; encoded by the coding sequence ATGAACGCAAAGGATCAGCTCGAAGCCCTGCTCGCCCCCCTCGCCGCCGGTCGCGCGACCGTGCGAGTCGACGGTGCGCGCGCCAGCATCATTCTGGACGTAACCGGCCTTCCCCCCGCCGCTCGCGATACCCTTGCCGCTGATATCGAAGCCGTGGCGACGGGGGTACCGGGGATCGAGACGGTGCGCGTTGCGCAGACCAGCCAGCGCGTCACTCGCCGCCTGATCGCGGTCGCCAGCGGCAAGGGCGGGGTCGGGAAATCGACCGTTTCCACCAATCTGGCCGTCGCGCTGGCTGCGTCGGGCCGTGCCGTGGGTATGGTGGACGCCGATATTTACGGCCCCTCCCAGCCCCGACTGCTGGGTATCGACGGCATCAAGCCCGAAGCGCGCGACAACAAACTGGTGCCCGTCCCGTCGCCGCACGGTGTGCCCCTGCTGTCGGTCGGGCAGCTTGTTCCGCCGGAAAAGGCGCTGGCATGGCGGGGGCCAATGGCCACCAACGCGCTCACGCAGCTGCTCGACGGAAATTGGGACGGGACCGACACGCTCGTCGTCGATATGCCGCCCGGCACCGGCGACGTGCAGCTGACGATGATCCAAAAACACAAACCCGCAGGCGTGGTGATCGTATCGACGCCGCAGGATCTGGCGCTGATCGACGCGCGGCGCGCGATCGACCTGTTCGGACAGGCGGGCGTGCCCGTCATCGGGCTGGTCGAGAATATGTCGGGCTATGCCTGTCCGCATTGTGGGGAGGTTTCGGATCCGTTCGGGACTGGCGGCGCGGAGCGGGCGGCGACCGATCTGGGCATCCCCTTTCTCGGCCGGGTGCCGCTGACCATGGCTATTCGCCAGGCGTCGGATGCGGGGAACGTGGGGGAGCGCGCGGCGTTCGACGCCATTGCCGCCCTTGTGGGCGAATGGATCGACCGACAGGGATGA
- a CDS encoding CoA-binding protein — protein MPLTTDDDIRTLLESARTIAVVGASDRANRPSYGVMRTLQAHGYRVIPVNPQITGEHVHGEFVFRDLSQLGDSIDIVDIFRNSAAAGEAVDQAIAAGAKAVWMQLGVINHEAAARAEAAGLKVVTDRCPAIELRRLAIAPVA, from the coding sequence ATGCCGCTGACCACTGACGACGATATTCGCACGCTGCTGGAATCAGCGCGCACCATTGCTGTGGTCGGCGCGTCCGATCGGGCGAACAGGCCCAGCTATGGCGTGATGAGGACGCTGCAGGCCCATGGCTATCGCGTGATCCCCGTCAATCCGCAGATTACGGGCGAGCATGTGCACGGCGAGTTCGTATTTCGCGACCTGTCGCAACTGGGCGATTCGATCGACATCGTCGACATCTTCCGCAATTCGGCGGCAGCTGGAGAGGCCGTCGATCAGGCCATCGCCGCCGGGGCGAAGGCGGTTTGGATGCAGCTGGGTGTCATCAACCACGAAGCCGCGGCGCGCGCCGAAGCGGCTGGGTTGAAGGTGGTAACGGATCGCTGTCCCGCGATCGAATTGCGACGGCTGGCGATCGCCCCCGTCGCCTGA
- a CDS encoding GGDEF domain-containing protein, translated as MAPLQQSDAVASAQKSPALYQRIGEFLVAQRIEPSPANYAIAYAVVTETDSALAQEVAARTDGGVRLTQRDLDELGMKVEHSQLAADSQQVTEAAELLAARAQAQMDGFTDVVVRMHTQARDFGRDLIASADAIERSRAEQGASPPFVEDVSRITAAMIARVREAERRLEEAHREAEELRRALEAARGDALSDPLTGLPNRRAFEETYAERIAAGQTPCVAVCDVDHFKHVNDRFGHTVGDRVLCAISAALSEACAGHFVARHGGEEFAILFDGSIADAVAVIEEARINIGRKRFRLRESDVLIGTVTFSTGISLALANEPLAKVFERADALLYAAKASGRDCIFVDGDVSI; from the coding sequence ATGGCGCCGCTTCAGCAGTCTGACGCTGTCGCTTCGGCGCAGAAGTCGCCGGCGCTGTATCAGCGAATCGGGGAGTTTCTGGTCGCACAGCGGATCGAACCCAGCCCCGCAAACTATGCCATTGCCTATGCCGTCGTGACCGAAACCGACAGCGCGTTGGCTCAGGAGGTTGCCGCGCGGACCGATGGCGGCGTGCGTCTGACGCAGCGCGACCTGGACGAACTGGGCATGAAGGTCGAGCACAGCCAGCTTGCCGCCGATTCGCAGCAGGTTACCGAAGCCGCAGAGCTGCTCGCCGCCCGTGCGCAGGCCCAGATGGACGGGTTTACCGACGTCGTCGTGCGGATGCACACACAGGCGCGCGATTTCGGTCGCGACCTGATCGCCAGTGCCGACGCCATTGAACGCTCACGCGCTGAACAGGGCGCGTCGCCGCCCTTTGTGGAGGATGTTTCACGCATCACCGCAGCGATGATCGCCCGTGTTCGCGAAGCCGAGCGTCGGCTGGAGGAGGCGCATCGCGAGGCGGAGGAACTGCGTCGCGCGCTTGAGGCGGCACGCGGGGACGCGCTCAGCGATCCGCTAACCGGCTTGCCGAACCGCCGCGCCTTTGAAGAAACCTATGCCGAACGCATTGCGGCGGGCCAGACGCCGTGCGTTGCGGTGTGCGACGTGGACCATTTCAAGCACGTCAACGACCGTTTCGGGCATACCGTGGGCGACCGGGTGCTGTGCGCCATTTCGGCGGCGCTGTCCGAGGCTTGCGCCGGCCATTTCGTCGCACGGCACGGGGGTGAGGAATTCGCGATCCTGTTTGACGGCAGCATTGCGGATGCGGTTGCCGTGATCGAGGAAGCGCGGATCAACATCGGGCGCAAGCGGTTCCGGCTGCGCGAAAGCGACGTGCTGATCGGCACCGTCACCTTTTCGACCGGCATCAGCCTGGCGCTGGCGAACGAGCCACTTGCGAAGGTATTCGAACGTGCCGACGCGCTCCTCTATGCAGCGAAGGCGTCCGGTCGCGACTGCATCTTCGTGGATGGTGACGTTTCCATCTGA
- a CDS encoding peroxiredoxin, with amino-acid sequence MRVVRLALVAAMAVAALPAGAALAPGVKAPDFTTQGALAGKPFRLHLNEQLRHGPVVLYFFPAAFTSGCNAEAKAFAEAMPQFRAAGARVIGMSADTLPQLQKFSNEHCAGRFPVATATPELMREYDVLLDRPGMTRTMSDRTSYVIARDGKVVFAHSDMNPVDHVRSTLAAVRGLSRN; translated from the coding sequence ATGCGCGTGGTTCGTTTGGCATTGGTTGCAGCCATGGCGGTTGCGGCGTTACCGGCAGGGGCAGCGTTGGCGCCGGGCGTGAAGGCGCCCGATTTCACAACCCAGGGCGCGTTGGCCGGAAAGCCGTTTCGCCTGCACCTGAACGAACAGCTGCGCCATGGGCCAGTGGTGCTGTATTTCTTCCCCGCCGCCTTCACCTCCGGCTGTAATGCCGAGGCAAAGGCCTTTGCCGAAGCGATGCCGCAATTTCGCGCGGCGGGTGCGCGCGTGATCGGCATGTCGGCCGACACGCTGCCGCAGCTTCAGAAATTCTCGAACGAACATTGCGCCGGCCGCTTTCCCGTTGCCACGGCAACGCCGGAGCTGATGCGCGAATATGACGTCCTGCTCGATCGCCCCGGCATGACACGGACGATGAGCGACCGGACCAGCTATGTCATCGCACGCGACGGCAAGGTGGTGTTCGCGCATAGCGACATGAACCCGGTCGATCATGTGCGCTCGACACTGGCTGCGGTACGCGGGCTCAGCCGCAACTGA
- a CDS encoding phospholipase A, whose product MRLILFLPAIASAAPALAQIAPVPQQPPSATAASESGVLVFFPNEGDTPIDPKAPERLEVTAADGTRLKLEREGPALLPVPPGGFGKARYRPATISVAEVAAPVPDTPEREAADAVAASREQEVLGSAGTASAIARRFTPYRPTYGAFGLEDAGGKLQLSFAFQPFETNGALNGLRFAWTQTMFWRVDLPSGPFVSTNYSPEVFYEMPLSQDAVAAIGYAHDSNGRGDVGSIDVNRIYARVTRRFDLGDRWYGEVTPQLWFYVGKQGVADDIERYMGYGQIGAAIGRTDGVKLQLVARGNPGTGRGAAELFLSHPLARLGFGLGIHAFGQVYTGYGEALDQYDRRDTHARLGIALTR is encoded by the coding sequence ATGCGCCTGATCCTGTTCCTGCCCGCTATCGCCAGCGCCGCCCCGGCCCTGGCCCAGATCGCGCCCGTGCCACAGCAGCCCCCCTCTGCCACCGCTGCAAGCGAGAGCGGGGTCTTGGTCTTTTTTCCGAACGAGGGCGATACGCCCATCGACCCGAAGGCGCCCGAACGGCTTGAGGTCACAGCCGCCGACGGAACGCGCCTGAAGCTGGAGCGGGAAGGGCCGGCATTGCTGCCCGTGCCGCCGGGCGGCTTTGGCAAGGCGCGCTATCGTCCCGCGACGATCAGCGTGGCGGAAGTGGCGGCGCCCGTGCCCGACACGCCGGAGCGTGAGGCTGCCGATGCTGTCGCGGCGTCGCGGGAACAGGAAGTGCTGGGTTCCGCCGGCACCGCATCGGCGATTGCGCGTCGCTTCACGCCTTATCGACCCACCTATGGGGCATTCGGTCTGGAAGATGCGGGCGGCAAGCTGCAATTGAGCTTTGCCTTCCAACCCTTTGAAACCAATGGCGCGCTTAATGGACTGCGTTTCGCGTGGACGCAGACGATGTTCTGGCGTGTCGACTTGCCGTCGGGGCCGTTCGTATCGACCAACTACAGCCCGGAAGTGTTTTACGAGATGCCACTGTCGCAGGATGCGGTCGCGGCAATCGGCTATGCCCATGATTCCAACGGGCGGGGCGATGTCGGTTCGATCGACGTCAACCGCATCTATGCCCGCGTCACGCGCCGCTTCGACCTGGGCGACCGCTGGTATGGCGAAGTCACGCCGCAGCTGTGGTTCTATGTCGGCAAGCAGGGCGTGGCCGACGATATCGAACGCTATATGGGCTATGGCCAGATCGGCGCGGCCATCGGGCGCACCGACGGGGTGAAGCTGCAACTGGTTGCGCGCGGCAATCCCGGCACGGGGCGCGGGGCGGCGGAACTGTTTCTGTCCCACCCCTTGGCACGTCTGGGGTTCGGCCTCGGCATCCATGCTTTCGGTCAGGTCTATACCGGCTATGGCGAGGCGCTGGACCAGTATGACAGGCGCGACACCCATGCGCGGCTGGGGATCGCACTCACTCGGTAA
- a CDS encoding YbhB/YbcL family Raf kinase inhibitor-like protein, giving the protein MLEHVPSWLGKALKGLRAGEEKLAIVQPGLGTFASLHLASPAFANGARLPERFTADGEGVSPPLFWTGVPKEAVRLALLVEDADAPTPSPLVHAVVWDLPPGEGDLKEGAIVADGAGEGHDVGRNSYFAEGWLPPDPPTGHGVHHYAFQLFALADGPDLRRNPSRSAMLKAMSGRVLAAGVLTGTYSRGEQKPVGPASLATHSRAVG; this is encoded by the coding sequence ATGCTGGAACACGTCCCCTCGTGGCTTGGCAAGGCGCTGAAGGGGTTGCGCGCAGGCGAGGAAAAGCTGGCAATCGTTCAGCCGGGGCTGGGAACGTTCGCGTCGCTGCATCTGGCCAGCCCGGCATTTGCCAATGGCGCGCGCCTGCCCGAACGCTTTACGGCCGATGGGGAGGGCGTGTCGCCGCCCCTGTTCTGGACCGGAGTGCCGAAAGAGGCGGTGCGGCTGGCCCTGCTGGTCGAGGATGCCGATGCGCCGACACCCTCGCCGCTGGTTCATGCCGTGGTCTGGGATCTGCCGCCGGGTGAGGGCGATCTGAAGGAAGGCGCGATCGTCGCGGATGGCGCGGGCGAGGGGCATGATGTGGGCCGCAACAGTTATTTTGCAGAAGGCTGGCTGCCGCCCGACCCGCCCACCGGGCACGGCGTCCACCATTATGCGTTTCAGCTGTTCGCGCTGGCCGATGGGCCCGACCTTAGACGCAATCCCAGCCGATCGGCCATGCTGAAGGCCATGAGCGGTCGTGTGCTGGCAGCGGGTGTGCTGACCGGCACCTATTCGCGTGGGGAGCAAAAGCCGGTCGGCCCAGCGTCACTCGCTACGCACAGCCGCGCCGTGGGCTGA
- a CDS encoding glutathione S-transferase family protein: MWLLYQFPLCPFSRKVRLLLAEKGVGYEPVRESPWLRRDEFLDMNPAGETPVMVHSERGGRPMIDSMAICEYFEETVEKSAMLNGTAADRAEIRRLVTWFDVHFYRDITRPLLTERMEKRLVLRTSPDSGRLREAMKAAVAHLDYIDYLLDHRQWLAGATMSLADLAAAAQISVADYLGGIDWKSHEPSKRWYVGMKSRPSFRPLLAERMEVIAPHADYEKLDL; the protein is encoded by the coding sequence ATGTGGCTTCTCTACCAGTTCCCCCTGTGTCCCTTTTCCCGCAAGGTCCGGCTGCTGCTGGCCGAGAAGGGCGTTGGCTATGAGCCGGTGCGCGAGTCGCCATGGCTGCGGCGCGACGAATTTCTCGACATGAATCCTGCCGGCGAAACGCCGGTGATGGTGCATAGCGAGCGCGGCGGCCGCCCGATGATCGATTCGATGGCGATCTGTGAATATTTTGAGGAAACGGTCGAAAAGTCGGCGATGCTGAACGGCACGGCGGCGGATCGGGCGGAAATCCGGCGGCTGGTGACGTGGTTCGACGTTCATTTCTATCGCGACATCACCCGGCCGCTTTTGACGGAGCGGATGGAGAAGCGGCTGGTGCTGCGAACCTCCCCCGATTCCGGGCGCCTGCGAGAGGCGATGAAAGCGGCGGTCGCGCATCTCGACTATATCGATTATCTGCTGGACCACCGGCAATGGCTGGCAGGTGCGACGATGAGCCTAGCCGATCTGGCGGCGGCGGCGCAGATTTCGGTCGCCGATTATCTGGGCGGCATCGACTGGAAAAGCCATGAGCCGAGCAAGCGCTGGTATGTCGGCATGAAAAGCCGCCCCAGTTTCCGCCCGCTATTGGCCGAACGCATGGAAGTGATCGCGCCCCACGCCGATTACGAGAAACTGGACCTCTGA